From Streptosporangium album, the proteins below share one genomic window:
- a CDS encoding anti-sigma factor family protein has product MRAGARRGRSAGCHEAVELVTDYLEGALPAGRRRCLEGHLAACAGCAVHLEQIRVTVWILGCLGAGAIPDRALSRLCGAFLGSGVSPFPEGGQ; this is encoded by the coding sequence ATGCGAGCCGGAGCGCGACGGGGGCGATCGGCCGGCTGTCATGAGGCTGTGGAGCTCGTCACGGACTACCTCGAAGGGGCGCTGCCCGCCGGTCGGCGGCGATGCCTCGAAGGCCATCTGGCCGCATGCGCCGGGTGCGCCGTCCATCTGGAACAGATCCGGGTGACGGTCTGGATCCTTGGCTGCCTCGGGGCCGGCGCCATACCGGATCGGGCCCTCAGCAGGCTGTGCGGGGCCTTCCTCGGCTCAGGGGTGTCGCCGTTCCCTGAAGGCGGTCAGTAG
- a CDS encoding anti-sigma factor family protein, translating to MKRFSCDESVELVTAYLEDELDELTRDRFEEHLVACEGCARHLAQSRTTVVALGELRPQGLPGDMRERLLTAFRERRHP from the coding sequence GTGAAGCGGTTCAGCTGCGACGAGTCGGTGGAGCTCGTCACCGCCTACCTGGAGGACGAGCTCGACGAGCTCACCCGCGACCGGTTCGAGGAACACCTCGTCGCCTGCGAGGGCTGCGCGCGCCACCTCGCCCAGTCCCGCACCACCGTCGTCGCCCTCGGCGAGCTGCGGCCCCAGGGCCTGCCCGGCGACATGCGCGAGCGGCTACTGACCGCCTTCAGGGAACGGCGACACCCCTGA
- the egtA gene encoding ergothioneine biosynthesis glutamate--cysteine ligase EgtA translates to MTDLAAEETLVRDASDVEEFARGCFLGSTGDQVGVELEFLVFDRGDPGRQVPVARTADALPPLPGGSRVTFEPGGQLELSGPAGSLPDAIALLAADVEAARTALRKAGLVLAGVGLDPLRPARRQLRLPRYEAMSAFLGMPYGALMMCSTASIQVNLDLGEKPAVRWERAHLLGPVLTAAFANSSLSEGRPCGWMSGRQAVWENLDRTRTAPIPASGDPAAAWAAYLLDARLMLVREDGERCRVIRDGSTFRDWLTAPARPLTVVDLAYHATTIFPPVRPRGWLEIRYLDAQHPASWPVCVAVTHALVMDDRAADAAMAAVEPCAAMWPQAARHGLADPRLRRAAETCFRAALTAMPRLGMPPALAREVAAFADRHVTSGRPPALDLLDLVKGPARRLSAWLTEEGQE, encoded by the coding sequence ATGACCGACCTGGCCGCCGAGGAGACCCTGGTCCGGGACGCCTCGGACGTGGAGGAGTTCGCCCGAGGCTGCTTCCTCGGCTCCACCGGGGATCAGGTGGGAGTCGAGTTGGAGTTCCTGGTCTTCGACCGAGGGGATCCCGGCCGTCAGGTCCCGGTGGCCAGGACCGCCGACGCCCTGCCACCGCTGCCCGGCGGGAGCCGGGTGACCTTCGAGCCGGGCGGCCAGCTTGAACTCTCCGGTCCGGCCGGATCGCTGCCGGACGCGATCGCCCTCCTCGCCGCCGACGTCGAGGCGGCGCGCACGGCCCTGCGGAAGGCGGGCCTGGTGCTGGCCGGGGTGGGCCTCGACCCGCTACGGCCGGCGCGGCGGCAGCTACGCCTGCCCCGCTACGAGGCGATGTCCGCGTTCCTCGGCATGCCGTACGGGGCGCTGATGATGTGCTCGACGGCGTCGATCCAGGTCAACCTGGACCTGGGAGAGAAACCCGCGGTGCGGTGGGAGCGCGCGCACCTGCTGGGGCCCGTCCTGACGGCGGCCTTCGCCAACTCGTCGCTCAGCGAGGGCCGGCCGTGCGGGTGGATGTCGGGCCGCCAGGCGGTGTGGGAGAACCTCGACCGCACCCGGACGGCGCCCATCCCGGCGTCCGGAGACCCGGCCGCGGCCTGGGCCGCGTATCTGCTCGACGCCCGGCTGATGCTCGTGCGCGAGGACGGGGAGCGGTGCCGTGTCATCCGCGACGGCTCGACCTTCCGCGACTGGCTGACCGCGCCCGCGCGCCCGCTGACCGTGGTGGACCTGGCCTACCACGCCACGACGATCTTCCCTCCGGTCCGGCCACGCGGCTGGCTGGAGATCCGTTACCTCGACGCCCAGCACCCGGCGAGCTGGCCGGTGTGCGTGGCGGTGACCCACGCCCTCGTGATGGACGACCGTGCGGCGGACGCGGCGATGGCCGCGGTCGAACCGTGCGCGGCGATGTGGCCGCAGGCGGCGCGTCACGGCCTGGCGGACCCCCGGCTGCGGAGGGCCGCCGAGACCTGCTTCCGGGCCGCCCTGACCGCGATGCCCCGCCTGGGGATGCCTCCGGCCCTGGCCCGCGAGGTGGCCGCGTTCGCCGACCGTCACGTGACGTCCGGCCGTCCTCCGGCCCTGGACCTGCTGGATCTGGTGAAAGGGCCGGCGCGGCGCCTGTCGGCCTGGTTGACCGAGGAAGGACAAGAATGA